Within the Catalinimonas niigatensis genome, the region CTGAAGAAAGAGTGCAGATCGCCAAGACCAAGTATGAGGTGGGGAGAGTTTCCAAACTGGAGTATCTGGCTGCACAGGTAGACTACAACGAGGATAAAAGTGCACTTATTCGTCAACAGGAGATTTTTTATACTGCTAAGGTAAACCTTAATACCCTAATCAGCTTACCCCCTGATCATGATTTTCTGGTACCCGGGCAGATTGATCCCAACCTTGAGCTGGAGAAGGAATCATTGCAGAATTCAGTGTTGGAAAGCAATCCCAACCTGCTGCTTGCCTGGCAAACCCAAAACCTTGCGTACCTGGAGATGAAAGCCCTGAAAACAGACTATTATCCTACTGTCGCATTGAACGCAGGCTATAGTTATAATTCCCTGGAAGCTGAAGCTGGTTTTGTATTTCTCCGCCGCTCCAATGGCGCCTTTTATGGACTCACCGGAACATGGACAATTTTTGACAGGTTCAACAGAAAACGTGAAGTACAAAATGCACTGGTTCAGGTAGAAACTACAGAACTTGAAATTGAAAGAATCAAGCAATCATTACTGGCTGATTTGGAAAGAAGCTATATCAATTACCTCAACAGCGTGAATCTTTTTCAGCTGGAACAGCAGAACCTGGAGATTGCCAAAGAAAACGCCCAGATAGCATTGGAGCGTTATCGTCTGGGCAACAGCAATGCGTTGGAACTACGTGAAGCGCAGATCAATGCAGTACAGGCAGAAAGCCGTCTGATTAACGCGGTATATTCTACCAAAATCGCCGAAATTGAGCTACTAAGACTAAGCGGACAGATATTGAGTAATGCATAGTGGATTTTGTTTCTGCACGTGATTAGTTTAGTGCTAAGTCATTTTTTGCACTGTAAATATTTTTTATGCAAGCTGTAGTTTTTGATCAGACCGGTACTGCCGATCAACTTTATATGGGTCAGTGGGAGAAGCCCCGACCTGGAGATGAAGAGGTACTTGTTGAAGTTGCTGCCACTGCGCTCAACCGTGCTGACCTGCTCCAACGTGAAGGGAAGTACCCCCCGCCCAAAGGCGCAAGTCCAATCCTAGGATTGGAGATCAGCGGAGAAATCGTGGAGGTAGGAAGTAAGGTAAAACGCTGGAAGAAAGGTGATCTTGTTTTCGGATTAATTTCCGGAGGGGGTTATGCTGAGTATGCTGTCATTCATGAAAATATGGCCATGCCGGTACCGGCTCAGCTGAGCCTGATAGAAGCAGTAGCCATCCCGGAAGTTTTTCTTACTGCTTATCAGGCACTGAGCTGGCTGGCAGATTTTAAGGAAGGAGAAAAGTTGTTAATCCATGCAGGAGCCAGTGGTGTTGGTACGGCCGCTATCCAGCTGGCGCGTAACATGAAGGCTACTGAAATCCTGGTTACTGCTTCGGCTTCCAAACACCAGATATGCCTGGATTTAGGAGCCAACCTAGCCATAGATTATAAAAATCAGGATTTTGAGGAAATCGTGAAACAGCATACTGCTGAAAAAGGAGTGGATGTCATCATTGATTTTATCGCGGCTCCTTATTTTGAAAAAAACATTAACATATTAAACACTGATGGTCGGCTCATCCTGCTGGCTACTTTGGGAGGCGTAAAAGTGGAGCAGTTGAACTTACTGAACCTACT harbors:
- a CDS encoding TolC family protein, giving the protein MNIQPYRYMLGALLLISTFPAMAQDTLQLAEAVKLGLENNFDIRIVRNSVEVAENNYSYRNAGFLPSLNANAAITKEIQDTQQSFLDGREQNANNAASTNIGTSATLDWTIFDGTRMFIEYEQLGVLRKAEATSAEITIENTIAQISNAFYTVILEKAQMDVLEESLELSEERVQIAKTKYEVGRVSKLEYLAAQVDYNEDKSALIRQQEIFYTAKVNLNTLISLPPDHDFLVPGQIDPNLELEKESLQNSVLESNPNLLLAWQTQNLAYLEMKALKTDYYPTVALNAGYSYNSLEAEAGFVFLRRSNGAFYGLTGTWTIFDRFNRKREVQNALVQVETTELEIERIKQSLLADLERSYINYLNSVNLFQLEQQNLEIAKENAQIALERYRLGNSNALELREAQINAVQAESRLINAVYSTKIAEIELLRLSGQILSNA
- a CDS encoding NAD(P)H-quinone oxidoreductase, yielding MQAVVFDQTGTADQLYMGQWEKPRPGDEEVLVEVAATALNRADLLQREGKYPPPKGASPILGLEISGEIVEVGSKVKRWKKGDLVFGLISGGGYAEYAVIHENMAMPVPAQLSLIEAVAIPEVFLTAYQALSWLADFKEGEKLLIHAGASGVGTAAIQLARNMKATEILVTASASKHQICLDLGANLAIDYKNQDFEEIVKQHTAEKGVDVIIDFIAAPYFEKNINILNTDGRLILLATLGGVKVEQLNLLNLLSKRLQITASTLRSRSLAYQIQLTEAFSAFALPLFAAGELKPIIDRVYPWEQVVEAHQHMESNQNSGKIVLRIKDT